The following proteins come from a genomic window of Trifolium pratense cultivar HEN17-A07 linkage group LG4, ARS_RC_1.1, whole genome shotgun sequence:
- the LOC123881585 gene encoding histone-lysine N-methyltransferase ATX3-like isoform X2, whose amino-acid sequence MAETIWNEDTISCYGCGLTLPCKTMKKVKDSSCAPQYYCKSCAKLLKSKQYCGICKKIWHHSDAGDWVCCDGCNVWVHAECDKISSKLLKDLENIDYYCPDCKGKSDCKLSASQTYKSIKSVGNNQKPVLPEKLAVSSTFNNFSGLAIFAVLLHYIKFFRKVVTYGSSKIILQ is encoded by the exons ATGGCAGAGACCATCTGGAATGAA GATACAATATCTTGTTATGGCTGTGGTTTGACATTGCCATGCAAAACCATGAAGAAGGTTAAGGATTCAAGCTGTGCTCCTCAGTATTATTGTAAATCTTGTGCAAAG TTACTTAAATCGAAACAATATTGTGGCATTTGCAAAAAGATTTGGCACCATTCAGATGCTGGTGATTGG GTATGCTGTGATGGTTGTAATGTTTGGGTGCATGCTGAGTGTGACAAAATTTCTAGCAAACTTTTGAAG GATCTGGAAAATATAGATTACTATTGCCCAGATTGCAAGGGAAAGTCGGATTGTAAATTATCAGCATCACAAACATACAAATCAATAAA ATCAGTAGGGAACAACCAAAAACCTGTGTTACCTGAAAAGCTAGCTGTGTCATctacatttaataatttctctGGTCTTGCCATTTTTGCTGTATTATTACATTATATCAAATTCTTCAGGAAAGTAGTAACTTATGGATCCAGCAAAATAATTCTACAGTGA
- the LOC123881584 gene encoding cyclin-dependent kinase inhibitor 7-like, whose amino-acid sequence MEKKMTQLGKRTRRSQAAEIFSDEPPPSTKKINTTTANIFSLYPLFAPPVEECYSSITEESSSASSCSSNKLSDTEVESTQVETLKFNGDQIIRRREMGLLSEVVGTNCTEQEEEEVDSAENKLQKMPTEAELDEFFSVAEKDVQKQFQNKYNFDIVKDMPLEGRYEWVQLKP is encoded by the exons ATGGAGAAGAAAATGACTCAGTTGGGAAAGAGAACAAGAAGATCTCAAGCTGCAGAAATATTTTCCGATGAACCTCCTCCgtcaaccaaaaaaattaatactaccACGGCGAACATATTCTCGCTTTATCCACTATTCGCTCCTCCTGTTGAGGAATGCTACTCCAGTATCACCGAGGAATCCTCCTCCGCATCAAGTTGTTCCAGTAACAAACTCTCTGATACAGAg GTTGAGAGTACGCAAGTTGAAACGTTGAAGTTCAACGGTGATCAAATTATAAG GAGAAGAGAGATGGGTTTGTTAAGCGAAGTGGTTGGAACGAATTGTACAGagcaagaggaagaagaagttgatTCAGCTGAGAATAAGCTGCAAAAGATGCCAACAGAAGCTGAACTTGATGAATTTTTCTCTGTAGCTGAAAAAGATGTTCAGAAACAGTTTCAAAACAA GTATAATTTCGATATTGTGAAGGACATGCCTTTGGAAGGACGTTATGAGTGGGTTCAATTAAAGCCATAA
- the LOC123881587 gene encoding uncharacterized protein LOC123881587 has translation MESTPVNWEALDTLVIEFAKLENLIEDSSSSPSPSSPSSSSYHSRLIIRQIRRSLETGAIDAAVDLLRLHAPSILNDHRILFRLQKQKFVELLRKGTSEDRDSAIDCLRTSLAPCALDAYPEAYEEFKHVLLAFIYDKEDKTSPVANEWSERRRLELAGFMSSMLRAHLNAYDPVFSMALRYLISIHRAYCLRQGITSPISDLTERLLLEERDPPATPQDILYEVPPFDEVDIQALAHAVELTRQGAIDSLRFAKGDLFLAFQNELCRMRLDVPFLDQLVREYCVYRGIVDSATEKQHMPEPVKSNQQDPGYCSSRDCSLELDCNTSKHSDGETSVTNAQMDGSPENNADVTSMQGIDYEVRCASELASIHEDCSTSGSQHLEDPSGLHRSRLPGNGERAKRKRWRGRYDDNSYMANSSSEEHKQQEHSISTTVSTLSKEKQGSEKLSVLDVSNVEDKYEILLGMKELASKGMAAEAVEEVNTIDPNFFGQNSVLLFQLKQVEFLKLVSSGDYNAALKVACSHLGPLAASDPALLKPLKETLLALLRPNQDALGNALPLHALAASLQVAVGRRLGIEEPQLMKIMRATLYSHNEWFKLQMCKDRFEGLLKIDSLKEANTPFLAPVYTSKSCADSCTNGSSQVTVSSGTKMSEDGSSPTQESSRDVICDENAILKVMEFLALPRADAIHLLGQYNGNAETVIQQIFA, from the exons ATGGAATCTACACCGGTGAATTGGGAAGCTCTTGATACTCTCGTTATCGAATTCGCCAAATTGGAAAATCTGATCgaagattcttcttcttcaccttcTCCTTCAtctccttcttcttcctcttacCACTCGCGTCTCATCATTCGTCAGATCAGACGCTCCTTAGAAACCGGTGCAATTGACGCCGCCGTCGATCTCCTCCGTCTCCACGCTCCTTCAATTCTTAACGATCACAGGATTCTCTTCCGTTTGCAAAAACAG AAATTTGTTGAGCTTCTTCGGAAAGGAACGAGTGAGGATCGTGATTCTGCTATTGATTGTTTGAGGACTTCTCTTGCTCCTTGTGCACTTGATGCTTATCCG GAAGCATATGAGGAGTTCAAGCATGTTTTGCTCGCATTTATTTATGATAAGGAAGATAAGACCTCTCCTGTGGCAAATGAG TGGTCTGAAAGGAGGCGGCTCGAGTTAGCTGGATTTATGTCTTCTATGTTAAGAGCTCATTTAAATGCTTATGATCCAGTTTTTTCGATGGCCCTGAGATATTTGATAAG TATACACAGGGCATATTGTTTACGTCAAGGTATTACATCACCCATCTCAGACCTGACTGAAAGATTACTCCTTGAGGAACGTGATCCACCTGCAACACCACAGGACATATTATATGAAGTACCACCATTTGATGAG GTGGACATACAGGCTTTGGCACATGCTGTAGAGCTTACCAGACAAGGGGCAATAGATAGCTTAAGATTTGCCAAGGGTGATCTATTCCTGGCATTTCAG AATGAATTGTGTCGGATGAGATTGGATGTCCCATTCCTTGATCAACTTGTTCGTGAGTATTGTGTCTACAGAGGCATTGTCGACTCTG CAACTGAGAAACAACATATGCCAGAACCTGTAAAATCCAACCAACAAGACCCTGGCTATTGCTCATCAAGAGATTGTTCTCTCGAGCTGGATTGTAATACCAGTAAGCATTCTGATGGTGAAACTTCCGTTACCAATGCTCAGATGGATGGTTCTCCTGAAAATAATGCTGATGTGACGAGCATGCAAGGAATAGATTATGAAGTACGATGTGCTTCTGAGCTTGCAAGTATTCATGAAGACTGTAGCACCAGTGGATCACAGCACCTTGAAGATCCAAGTGGTTTGCATCGAAGCAGATTGCCTGGAAATGGAGAAAGAGCAAAGCGTAAGCGATGGAGAGGACGATATGATGACAATAGTTACATGGCGAATTCTTCTTCGGAAGAGCACAAGCAGCAAGAACATAGCATAAGTACCACTGTTTCAACTTTATCAAAGGAAAAACAG GGATCTGAAAAGCTTTCTGTACTTGATGTTAGTAATGTGGAGGATAAATATGAGATTCTGTTGGGCATGAAGGAATTAGCTAGCAAAGGGATGGCTGCTGAAGCAGTTGAAGAAGTCAATACTATTGATCCAAACTTCTTTGGCCAGAACTCTGTTTTGCTCTTCCAACTCAAGCAG GTTGAATTCCTCAAGTTGGTCAGTTCTGGTGATTATAATGCTGCTTTAAAGGTTGCTTGCTCCCATTTGGGTCCTTTAGCTGCTAGTGATCCTGCTTTATTAAAGCCTTTGAAGGAAACTCTATTGGCTTTACTGCGACCAAATCAAGATGCTCTTGGAAATGCATTACCTCTACATGCCCTAGCTGCTTCTCTCCAG GTTGCAGTTGGTCGGAGGCTTGGAATTGAAGAACCTCAACTCATGAAAATAATGCGAGCCACACTTTATAGTCATAATGAGTGGTTTAAACTTCAAATGTGCAAAGATCGTTTTGAAGGTCTTTTGAAGATCGATTCCTTGAAGGAAGCTAATACTCCCTTCCTTGCTCCAGTATATACGTCCAAGTCATGTGCTGATAGCTGCACAAATGGATCTTCTCAGGTTACAGTATCTTCAGGCACCAAAATGTCAGAGGATGGTAGCAGTCCAACCCAAGAGTCTTCCAGGGATGTCATCTGTGATGAAAATGCAATACTCAAAGTAATG GAGTTTTTGGCTTTGCCGAGGGCCGATGCTATCCATCTGCTTGGCCAATACAACGGAAATGCGGAGACAGTAATTCAGCAGATATTTGCATAG
- the LOC123881585 gene encoding histone-lysine N-methyltransferase ATX3-like isoform X1: MDSQKILVLDTISCYGCGLTLPCKTMKKVKDSSCAPQYYCKSCAKLLKSKQYCGICKKIWHHSDAGDWVCCDGCNVWVHAECDKISSKLLKDLENIDYYCPDCKGKSDCKLSASQTYKSIKSVGNNQKPVLPEKLAVSSTFNNFSGLAIFAVLLHYIKFFRKVVTYGSSKIILQ, from the exons ATGGACTCACAGAAAATCCTGGTCTTG GATACAATATCTTGTTATGGCTGTGGTTTGACATTGCCATGCAAAACCATGAAGAAGGTTAAGGATTCAAGCTGTGCTCCTCAGTATTATTGTAAATCTTGTGCAAAG TTACTTAAATCGAAACAATATTGTGGCATTTGCAAAAAGATTTGGCACCATTCAGATGCTGGTGATTGG GTATGCTGTGATGGTTGTAATGTTTGGGTGCATGCTGAGTGTGACAAAATTTCTAGCAAACTTTTGAAG GATCTGGAAAATATAGATTACTATTGCCCAGATTGCAAGGGAAAGTCGGATTGTAAATTATCAGCATCACAAACATACAAATCAATAAA ATCAGTAGGGAACAACCAAAAACCTGTGTTACCTGAAAAGCTAGCTGTGTCATctacatttaataatttctctGGTCTTGCCATTTTTGCTGTATTATTACATTATATCAAATTCTTCAGGAAAGTAGTAACTTATGGATCCAGCAAAATAATTCTACAGTGA